In Clostridia bacterium, one genomic interval encodes:
- a CDS encoding FmdE family protein: MKTFDEYLHDAEIAHGHLCAGQVLGVRMALLGLRLLGIDDPRGRDRKRTVTYVEIDRCATDAIGVVTGCRLGKRALKFRDWGKMAATFIDAANDRAVRVSARENSKELARALHPELDSKNQQQMLAYRELSDADLFDVQWVRVALPPEEMPGYKGERIACDLCGEGIAFKREVRRNTQVLCRGCAGERYYTPIEKMRAE, encoded by the coding sequence TTGAAGACCTTCGACGAGTACTTGCACGACGCAGAAATCGCCCATGGACATCTTTGCGCAGGACAAGTACTCGGCGTGCGAATGGCGCTGCTCGGGCTTCGCCTGCTCGGCATTGATGACCCACGCGGCCGCGATCGTAAGCGAACCGTTACATACGTGGAAATCGACCGCTGCGCCACAGACGCAATTGGAGTCGTGACCGGATGCCGCCTGGGCAAACGCGCACTGAAGTTCCGCGACTGGGGCAAGATGGCAGCGACGTTCATCGATGCCGCCAATGACCGCGCGGTACGAGTCAGCGCGCGCGAAAACTCGAAGGAACTCGCCCGCGCGTTGCACCCGGAACTCGACAGCAAGAACCAGCAACAGATGCTTGCGTATCGCGAACTCAGTGACGCCGACCTCTTCGACGTGCAGTGGGTTCGCGTAGCTCTTCCACCCGAAGAAATGCCCGGCTACAAGGGCGAACGAATCGCCTGCGACCTGTGCGGCGAAGGCATCGCCTTTAAGCGCGAAGTGCGTCGCAACACCCAGGTTTTGTGCCGCGGCTGCGCCGGCGAACGCTACTACACGCCAATCGAAAAGATGCGGGCTGAGTAG